From a single Labrenzia sp. PHM005 genomic region:
- the pyc gene encoding pyruvate carboxylase, giving the protein MAITKILVANRSEIAIRVFRAANELGLKTVAIYAEQDKLALHRFKADEAYQVGKGLGPIEAYLSIDEIIRVAKHAGADAIHPGYGLLSESPEFVDACEEAGITFIGPKSETMRRLGNKVAARNLAIEAGVPVMPATDPLPDDLNEIKKQALEIGYPVMLKASWGGGGRGMRVIPDEATLEKEVLAAKREAKAAFGKDEIYLEKLVQRARHVEVQILGDGENVVHLYERDCSIQRRHQKVVERAPAPYLEEEKRKELCEYGLKIGRAVNYRGAGTVEFLMDADTGAIYFIEVNPRVQVEHTVTEEVTGIDIVQAQIHIADGEKIGTPKSGVPAQENIRLNGHALQCRITTEDPEQNFIPDYGRITAYRGATGFGIRLDGGTAYSGAVITRFYDPLLEKVTAWAPTAEDARKRMDRALREFRIRGVATNLVFLENIIDHADFRAQNYTTRFIDDTPALFEQTKRQDRATKLLTYIADVSVNGHPETKDRVRPPKDVAAPIVPDFGDDKPKGTRELLDELGPKGFADWMKDQKRALITDTTMRDGHQSLLATRMRSHDIVNIAESYATGLPSLFSLECWGGATFDVSMRFLTESPWERLHQIREKAPNILLQMLLRGSNGVGYTNYPDNVVKYFVHQAAENGIDLFRVFDCLNWVENMRVSMDAVQETGKLCEGVLCYTGDMLDSARPKYDLKYYVGLAKELEAAGAHILGIKDMAGLLKPQAAKVLVKALKDEVGLPIHFHTHDTSGIAASTILAAVEAGVDAVDAAMDALSGLTSQPCLGSIVEALRGTDRDTGLDAKTIRQISFYWEAVRTQYRAFESDLRFGASEVYLHEMPGGQFTNLKEQARSLGLETRWHEVAQAYADANQMFGDIVKVTPSSKVVGDMALMMVSQGLTVADVEDPAKDVAFPDSVVKMLHGDLGQSPGGWPKALQDKALKGDKPIAVRPGSLLDDADLDEERSDAAAATGHDIDDTELASYLMYPKVFTDFDKAQQQYGPTSVLPTPVYFYGLEPGDEIFVDLEPGKTLVVRCQAIGETDEKGEKKVFFELNGQPRNVKVPDRAHGAVGAAAMRKAEDGNASHVGAPMPGVISTVAIGAGQEVKAGDVLVSIEAMKMETALHAERDGKVAEVLVTPGAQIDAKDLLVVFEA; this is encoded by the coding sequence CATGCGCCGTCTCGGCAACAAGGTTGCTGCCCGCAACCTGGCGATTGAAGCCGGTGTTCCGGTTATGCCGGCGACCGATCCGCTGCCGGATGATCTGAACGAGATCAAAAAACAGGCTTTGGAGATCGGGTATCCGGTGATGCTCAAAGCCTCTTGGGGCGGCGGCGGCCGGGGCATGCGCGTGATCCCCGATGAAGCGACGCTGGAAAAGGAAGTTTTAGCGGCCAAACGGGAAGCGAAAGCGGCCTTCGGCAAGGACGAGATTTATCTTGAAAAGCTGGTTCAGCGTGCCCGCCACGTTGAAGTACAGATCCTCGGAGACGGCGAAAACGTCGTCCATCTTTATGAGCGCGACTGCTCCATCCAGCGCCGCCACCAGAAAGTGGTTGAGCGTGCACCCGCGCCCTACCTGGAAGAGGAAAAACGCAAAGAGCTGTGCGAATACGGCCTGAAAATCGGCCGGGCTGTGAACTATCGCGGTGCCGGTACCGTTGAATTCCTGATGGATGCTGATACGGGCGCCATCTACTTCATCGAGGTGAACCCTCGCGTTCAGGTCGAGCATACGGTGACGGAGGAAGTCACCGGCATCGACATTGTTCAGGCGCAGATCCACATCGCGGACGGCGAAAAAATCGGCACGCCAAAAAGCGGTGTCCCGGCTCAAGAAAACATTCGTCTGAACGGTCATGCGCTGCAGTGCCGCATCACCACGGAAGATCCGGAACAGAACTTCATTCCCGATTACGGTCGCATCACCGCCTATCGCGGCGCGACCGGGTTCGGTATTCGTCTCGATGGAGGCACCGCCTATTCCGGCGCTGTGATCACGCGCTTTTACGATCCGCTTCTGGAAAAAGTCACGGCCTGGGCTCCGACGGCGGAAGATGCTCGTAAACGCATGGATCGTGCCTTGCGCGAGTTCCGGATCCGCGGCGTTGCAACCAACCTGGTGTTTTTGGAAAACATCATCGATCACGCCGATTTCCGTGCGCAGAACTACACGACCCGATTCATTGATGACACGCCAGCGCTGTTCGAACAGACGAAACGTCAGGACCGCGCGACCAAGCTTTTGACTTACATCGCAGATGTGTCGGTCAACGGCCACCCGGAAACCAAAGACCGCGTACGTCCGCCGAAGGATGTGGCCGCACCGATCGTTCCGGATTTCGGTGACGACAAGCCGAAAGGCACCCGCGAGCTTTTGGACGAGCTGGGCCCGAAAGGCTTTGCCGACTGGATGAAGGATCAAAAGCGGGCGCTGATCACTGATACCACCATGCGCGACGGTCACCAGTCCCTGCTGGCGACCCGTATGCGGTCTCATGACATCGTCAACATCGCCGAAAGCTACGCCACCGGCCTTCCAAGCCTGTTTTCGCTGGAATGCTGGGGCGGTGCGACCTTTGATGTGTCCATGCGCTTCCTGACGGAAAGCCCCTGGGAACGGCTGCATCAGATCCGTGAAAAAGCACCGAACATCCTGCTTCAGATGCTGCTGCGTGGCTCCAACGGCGTTGGCTACACCAACTACCCGGACAATGTGGTCAAGTACTTCGTCCATCAGGCGGCAGAAAACGGCATTGACCTTTTCCGCGTGTTCGACTGCCTGAACTGGGTGGAAAACATGCGCGTTTCCATGGATGCGGTCCAAGAAACCGGCAAGCTCTGTGAAGGTGTGCTCTGTTATACCGGCGACATGCTGGACAGCGCCCGGCCGAAATATGACCTCAAGTATTATGTCGGCCTTGCCAAAGAGCTGGAAGCTGCTGGCGCTCACATCCTCGGTATCAAGGATATGGCTGGCCTCCTGAAACCTCAGGCGGCCAAGGTTCTGGTCAAGGCATTGAAGGACGAGGTCGGCTTGCCGATCCACTTCCATACGCACGACACCTCCGGCATTGCGGCTTCCACCATTCTGGCGGCAGTGGAAGCCGGGGTTGATGCAGTCGATGCAGCCATGGATGCGCTCTCCGGCCTGACATCTCAGCCGTGCCTTGGCTCCATTGTTGAAGCCTTGCGCGGAACCGATCGGGATACAGGTCTCGATGCCAAGACCATTCGGCAGATTTCCTTCTATTGGGAAGCTGTGCGCACGCAGTACCGGGCCTTTGAAAGTGACCTGCGCTTTGGAGCCTCCGAAGTCTACCTCCATGAAATGCCCGGTGGTCAGTTCACCAACCTGAAGGAACAGGCCCGTTCGCTTGGTCTTGAAACCCGCTGGCATGAAGTGGCGCAGGCTTATGCGGATGCCAACCAGATGTTCGGCGATATCGTCAAGGTGACACCGTCATCCAAGGTGGTGGGCGACATGGCGTTGATGATGGTCAGCCAAGGCCTCACCGTTGCCGATGTTGAAGACCCAGCCAAAGACGTTGCCTTCCCGGACAGTGTTGTGAAGATGCTGCATGGTGATCTTGGTCAATCTCCGGGCGGATGGCCGAAGGCTCTACAGGATAAGGCTTTGAAGGGTGACAAGCCGATCGCGGTTCGCCCGGGCTCTCTGCTCGATGACGCGGATCTGGACGAAGAACGGTCCGATGCGGCGGCAGCCACCGGCCATGACATCGACGACACCGAGCTGGCGTCCTATCTGATGTACCCAAAAGTCTTCACCGACTTCGACAAGGCGCAGCAGCAGTACGGCCCGACGTCTGTTCTTCCGACACCGGTCTATTTCTACGGCCTAGAGCCGGGTGATGAGATCTTTGTCGACCTGGAGCCGGGCAAAACCCTTGTTGTGCGCTGTCAGGCAATTGGTGAGACGGACGAGAAGGGCGAGAAAAAAGTCTTCTTCGAACTCAACGGTCAGCCGCGCAACGTCAAGGTTCCGGACCGCGCCCATGGCGCTGTCGGCGCTGCTGCCATGCGCAAGGCTGAAGACGGCAATGCGTCTCATGTCGGTGCGCCGATGCCGGGCGTGATCTCCACGGTCGCGATTGGCGCCGGTCAGGAGGTAAAGGCCGGCGACGTGCTCGTCTCCATCGAAGCCATGAAGATGGAAACTGCACTTCACGCCGAGCGGGACGGCAAGGTCGCAGAGGTTCTGGTCACTCCCGGTGCGCAGATTGATGCCAAAGATTTGCTTGTGGTGTTTGAGGCTTAA
- a CDS encoding GNAT family N-acetyltransferase gives MTKTLVLRPAHTSEIESLADVGLRAWQKGVGPLVPKNVYARICKDNPFLPFLKTMGETVLVADVNGKIAGFAACEDHNNHISDLWVDPEIEGRGIGSALIRKLEATIAAKGFSVSEIQVAAQNTRALGLYQHLGYQIVWQERRKDPILEIHLEKVGMKKKLSQAIEAMA, from the coding sequence TTGACCAAAACGCTCGTTCTCCGCCCAGCCCACACGTCAGAAATAGAAAGCCTTGCAGATGTTGGTCTGCGGGCTTGGCAAAAGGGTGTCGGCCCACTGGTGCCTAAAAATGTCTACGCGCGGATCTGCAAGGACAATCCCTTCCTACCATTTCTGAAAACAATGGGAGAAACGGTCCTGGTCGCCGATGTCAACGGGAAAATTGCCGGATTTGCCGCCTGCGAAGACCACAACAATCACATCAGTGATCTTTGGGTGGATCCGGAAATTGAAGGCCGGGGTATTGGCTCAGCGCTCATAAGAAAACTCGAAGCCACAATCGCCGCTAAAGGGTTTTCTGTAAGTGAAATCCAAGTAGCTGCTCAAAACACTCGGGCCCTCGGCCTCTACCAGCATCTGGGTTACCAGATTGTATGGCAGGAGCGCCGAAAAGATCCGATCTTGGAAATCCACCTGGAAAAAGTTGGTATGAAAAAGAAGCTAAGTCAGGCCATAGAAGCTATGGCCTGA
- a CDS encoding glutamine amidotransferase: MDFTSDFATPRPKVLIVLHQEHSSPGRVGQELIKRGFSLDIRKPRFGDSLPDTMRDHAGAVIFGGPMSANDPDGFVHKEIDWINVPLKEEAPFLGICLGAQMMVKHLGGKVAGHKEEMVEIGYYPLQPTDAGKDLMDWPQKVYQWHREGFDCPAGAELLATSPTYPNQAIRVGPAAYGIQFHPELTHQMMVKWTTKGAPRMELPGAQQRRDHFAGRFVYDAAVRTWLDRFLDLWIGTAEAPAQRSRLKAAE; this comes from the coding sequence ATGGATTTTACGTCTGACTTTGCAACTCCCCGACCGAAAGTGCTGATCGTCCTGCACCAGGAACACTCGTCACCCGGACGTGTTGGTCAGGAACTCATAAAACGGGGCTTTTCGCTCGACATCCGCAAACCGCGCTTCGGTGATAGCTTGCCCGATACCATGCGCGATCATGCAGGCGCCGTTATTTTTGGCGGCCCGATGAGTGCCAACGATCCGGATGGCTTCGTTCACAAGGAAATTGACTGGATCAACGTGCCCTTGAAAGAAGAGGCGCCGTTTCTCGGCATCTGCCTGGGCGCGCAGATGATGGTCAAACACCTTGGCGGTAAAGTCGCCGGCCACAAGGAGGAGATGGTCGAAATCGGCTATTATCCCCTGCAGCCGACGGATGCTGGCAAAGACCTGATGGACTGGCCGCAAAAGGTTTATCAGTGGCATCGCGAAGGCTTCGATTGCCCGGCCGGAGCCGAGCTTCTGGCAACCAGCCCGACCTACCCGAACCAGGCTATCCGCGTTGGCCCCGCCGCCTACGGCATCCAGTTCCACCCAGAACTCACCCATCAGATGATGGTCAAATGGACCACCAAGGGCGCTCCACGCATGGAACTGCCCGGTGCGCAGCAGCGGCGCGATCATTTTGCTGGACGTTTTGTCTACGACGCAGCGGTCCGGACATGGCTGGACCGGTTCCTGGATCTGTGGATTGGCACCGCCGAAGCCCCCGCCCAACGCTCCCGCTTGAAAGCTGCGGAGTAG
- a CDS encoding TerB family tellurite resistance protein, with the protein MLNALKSFVREITFGDSGKKTFADDDKRLAAAALLFHLVDIDGVIEDSESEKLRQILKAHYELSDEDTSELIAAAKQRDEEAVDLYGFTSVLKRTTNEDERLAIIEMMWEIVYADGHVHEFEDNTIWRVAELLGVSSRDRMVLRHKVAKTAPEPDEA; encoded by the coding sequence ATGTTGAACGCGCTGAAGAGCTTTGTCCGGGAAATCACATTCGGAGACAGTGGCAAAAAGACCTTTGCCGATGACGACAAACGTCTCGCGGCCGCAGCACTCCTGTTTCACCTGGTCGATATCGATGGCGTGATCGAAGACAGCGAGAGCGAAAAACTCCGGCAGATTCTGAAAGCCCATTACGAGTTGAGTGATGAAGACACCAGCGAACTGATTGCAGCTGCCAAACAGCGCGATGAAGAAGCTGTCGATCTTTATGGCTTCACATCCGTTTTGAAACGCACCACCAATGAAGACGAACGCCTCGCCATCATCGAAATGATGTGGGAGATCGTCTACGCCGACGGCCATGTCCACGAATTTGAGGACAACACCATCTGGCGAGTAGCCGAGCTTCTCGGCGTTTCTTCCCGCGACCGGATGGTGCTGCGCCACAAGGTGGCTAAAACCGCGCCAGAACCGGATGAAGCGTAG
- a CDS encoding imelysin family protein produces MKSIKLALLAATTLLATPAMAAAPADVLSTYGDIAHAKFADSLATAKSLKAAVDKLIAEPSEANLEAARAAWVAARNPYQQTEAYRFGNAIVDDWEGKVNAWPLDEGLIDYVDVSYGDESEENDYYAANVIANPTLKVGGETIDASNITASLLSEKLQEAGEVEANVATGYHAIEFMLWGQDLNGTDKGAGSRPATDFDTANCTGGNCERRAQYLAAATNLLISDLEEMVVAWAPGGAAREDLGGKGEAGGLATILTGMGSLSYGELAGERMKLGLMLHDPEEEHDCFSDNTHMSHYNDVVGIRNVYFGEYKSPLGNDVKGASLADMVAAKDAALAEEMKTKLDATLAAFETMKARAEGGEAYDQMIGEGNAEGNAVVQAAIDALVDQTASIERVVKALELEEIAFEGSDSLDNPSAVFE; encoded by the coding sequence ATGAAATCCATCAAGCTCGCTCTTTTGGCAGCAACAACCCTTTTGGCAACTCCGGCTATGGCCGCAGCTCCCGCCGATGTTCTTTCCACGTATGGCGACATTGCGCATGCCAAGTTTGCCGACTCTCTGGCAACGGCAAAATCTTTGAAAGCAGCAGTCGACAAGCTGATTGCCGAGCCGAGCGAAGCCAACCTAGAAGCGGCCCGCGCTGCTTGGGTTGCAGCACGTAATCCTTATCAGCAGACCGAAGCCTACCGTTTTGGCAATGCGATCGTCGACGATTGGGAAGGTAAAGTGAACGCCTGGCCGCTGGATGAAGGCCTGATCGACTATGTCGACGTTTCTTATGGCGATGAATCAGAAGAAAACGATTATTATGCTGCCAATGTGATTGCCAATCCGACCCTGAAAGTTGGCGGCGAAACCATTGATGCCAGCAACATCACTGCATCGCTTCTGTCTGAAAAACTGCAGGAAGCCGGCGAAGTGGAAGCCAATGTGGCCACTGGTTACCACGCGATTGAATTCATGCTGTGGGGGCAGGACCTGAACGGCACGGACAAAGGCGCTGGCAGCCGTCCGGCAACCGATTTTGACACTGCCAACTGTACTGGCGGCAACTGCGAGCGCCGGGCTCAGTATCTGGCCGCTGCAACAAACCTGCTGATTTCCGATCTGGAAGAAATGGTTGTGGCCTGGGCGCCGGGCGGAGCAGCCCGCGAAGACCTTGGCGGTAAAGGGGAGGCTGGCGGTCTGGCAACGATCCTGACCGGCATGGGCTCCCTCTCTTATGGTGAGCTGGCTGGCGAGCGCATGAAGCTCGGCCTGATGCTGCATGATCCAGAAGAAGAGCATGACTGCTTCTCCGACAACACGCATATGTCGCACTACAACGATGTTGTTGGCATCCGGAACGTCTACTTCGGCGAATACAAGAGCCCGCTCGGCAACGATGTCAAAGGTGCATCTCTCGCCGACATGGTTGCCGCCAAAGACGCTGCGCTTGCGGAAGAAATGAAGACCAAACTCGACGCGACATTGGCAGCATTCGAAACCATGAAAGCGCGGGCTGAAGGCGGCGAAGCCTATGACCAGATGATTGGTGAAGGCAACGCAGAAGGCAACGCTGTTGTTCAGGCAGCCATCGACGCACTTGTTGATCAGACCGCTTCGATTGAGCGTGTCGTGAAGGCACTTGAGCTTGAAGAAATTGCCTTTGAAGGCTCCGACAGCCTGGACAATCCGTCCGCTGTTTTCGAATAG
- a CDS encoding di-heme oxidoredictase family protein encodes MRILDKVPGLSALAGACIVFAGLFYAPAVADELLSHREDLSEEDRAKVLNVLPLATDFSKAEGFERMQGGAGTSRKRINRDAFSHSNANLTFEQERDFKLGNGLFKKLWASSPASTKASDGLGPLYNARSCQGCHLKDGRGRPPRPGDEAVSLFLRLSIPPQTEEHQKALADKTLLRIPEPTYGGQFQAFAVTGLPAEGRFDIVHEEIEVPLNGGEVAVLQKPVYKIRDLGFGDMHPETLISPRVAPPMIGLGLLQAIHPGDLEALADPNDLDGDGISGKISLVRDGRTGDLMIGRFGWKASNPNIRDQTAGAFSGDIGISSPDKPDNYGDCTERQVACRSMPHGEQTNLGVSEIPDPVMDLVTFYSENLAVPARRDVSDPDVLRGKELFYEIGCTKCHQPKYVTRRNAETEAHQFQLIWPYTDLLLHDMGEGLADGRPVGDATGREWRTPPLWGIGLTETVNDHTRFLHDGRARNLLEAVLWHGGEAEMARDQVIAMEPGERKSLVRFLESL; translated from the coding sequence ATGCGAATTTTGGACAAGGTCCCAGGACTGAGCGCCCTCGCTGGCGCTTGTATTGTTTTTGCCGGTTTGTTTTATGCACCGGCTGTGGCCGACGAATTGTTGAGCCACCGCGAGGATCTGTCGGAAGAAGACAGGGCCAAGGTCTTGAACGTGCTGCCGCTCGCCACGGACTTTTCCAAGGCCGAAGGTTTTGAGCGGATGCAGGGCGGTGCGGGAACCTCCCGGAAGCGGATCAACCGCGACGCCTTTTCCCACTCCAACGCAAATCTGACGTTCGAGCAGGAGCGGGACTTCAAACTCGGCAACGGCCTGTTCAAAAAACTCTGGGCGTCTTCTCCGGCCTCGACAAAGGCATCGGACGGTCTGGGCCCACTTTACAATGCCCGCTCATGCCAAGGTTGCCATTTGAAAGATGGCCGCGGACGGCCGCCGCGGCCAGGTGATGAAGCGGTTTCTTTGTTCCTGCGTCTCTCCATTCCGCCGCAAACTGAAGAGCATCAGAAGGCCTTGGCCGATAAGACGCTTTTGCGGATCCCTGAACCAACCTATGGCGGTCAGTTTCAGGCGTTTGCCGTTACAGGCCTGCCCGCGGAAGGCCGCTTCGATATTGTTCACGAGGAGATTGAAGTACCGCTGAATGGTGGTGAAGTCGCCGTTCTGCAAAAACCGGTTTACAAGATCCGGGATCTCGGTTTTGGCGACATGCACCCGGAAACGCTGATCTCGCCGCGGGTGGCGCCGCCAATGATTGGCTTGGGTTTGCTTCAGGCTATTCACCCTGGAGATCTCGAAGCTTTGGCGGACCCGAACGATCTGGATGGCGACGGAATTTCAGGAAAAATCAGCCTTGTGCGGGATGGCCGGACAGGAGATCTCATGATCGGCCGGTTCGGCTGGAAGGCTTCCAATCCGAACATTCGCGATCAAACAGCTGGCGCCTTTTCAGGCGACATCGGGATCAGTTCCCCGGACAAACCGGACAATTATGGTGATTGCACAGAGCGTCAGGTTGCGTGCCGGTCCATGCCCCATGGCGAACAGACCAATCTGGGTGTTTCCGAAATACCCGATCCGGTGATGGATCTCGTCACCTTCTATTCTGAGAACCTGGCCGTTCCGGCCCGCCGGGATGTTTCCGATCCGGACGTCTTGCGGGGCAAGGAACTTTTCTATGAGATCGGCTGCACCAAATGCCATCAGCCGAAATATGTCACCCGCCGGAATGCGGAAACGGAAGCGCATCAGTTTCAGCTGATTTGGCCGTATACGGATCTTCTGCTCCACGATATGGGCGAAGGGTTGGCCGATGGGCGTCCCGTTGGTGATGCCACAGGCCGGGAATGGCGCACCCCGCCGCTATGGGGGATCGGCTTGACGGAGACGGTCAACGATCATACCCGTTTCCTGCACGATGGCCGGGCGCGCAACCTGCTCGAAGCTGTTTTGTGGCACGGCGGGGAAGCGGAAATGGCACGCGATCAGGTGATTGCAATGGAGCCCGGAGAGCGTAAGTCCTTGGTCCGGTTTTTGGAGTCGTTGTAA
- a CDS encoding imelysin family protein, producing MLRMFGICLALVASWPALATDYRKPVDALISGYIRPATQTFAETATKLPAAVQAVCSLPHETSIAAFQNANADTIRDFAKIHFLRFGPLVEEDRLSRLAFMPDPRATAQRQIRKLVAAQDTGVQNADTLAGKSVAVQGLTALQLIAFDKTGGVTLGKDGPDSFACKYSQAIAENVAMIANETAAAWQDPKGYSQVLLETGAKNARFKSSKEALESVFNVLATGLTVARDQNVLPALGKSEEKAKPRRIPFSRSGNGVLFLSSELLGLEQALVSMNLKPMSSSEHEWLFDTLGFEFKNAQSLLSQLQPPLRQTFEESGAYSKLKVLTITLQSIRELVSPEIAGALGLAGGFNALDGD from the coding sequence ATGCTGCGCATGTTTGGAATTTGTCTGGCGCTGGTGGCCAGTTGGCCGGCACTGGCAACAGACTACCGGAAACCGGTGGACGCGTTGATTTCCGGATATATCCGGCCCGCAACGCAGACATTTGCCGAAACTGCGACCAAACTACCAGCGGCCGTCCAAGCGGTATGTTCTTTACCCCATGAAACAAGCATCGCGGCGTTTCAAAATGCCAATGCAGACACCATTCGGGACTTCGCAAAAATCCATTTTCTGCGATTTGGCCCCCTCGTCGAAGAGGATCGTCTAAGCCGTCTAGCGTTCATGCCAGATCCGAGGGCGACAGCACAGCGGCAGATCCGCAAGTTGGTCGCAGCGCAAGACACTGGCGTTCAAAACGCCGATACGTTGGCCGGCAAGAGCGTTGCTGTCCAGGGTCTGACGGCGCTGCAGCTGATCGCCTTTGATAAGACTGGGGGCGTGACACTTGGAAAAGACGGGCCGGACAGTTTCGCCTGCAAGTACAGTCAGGCGATCGCAGAAAATGTGGCCATGATTGCCAATGAGACTGCTGCTGCCTGGCAAGATCCGAAGGGATATAGTCAGGTTCTGCTCGAAACTGGGGCTAAAAATGCGCGGTTCAAATCCTCAAAAGAAGCGCTGGAGTCGGTGTTCAACGTTCTTGCGACCGGGCTAACCGTCGCGCGGGATCAGAACGTATTGCCTGCCTTGGGCAAATCGGAAGAAAAGGCAAAACCGCGCAGAATTCCATTCTCCAGGTCCGGTAATGGCGTTTTGTTCCTCTCCAGCGAGCTGTTGGGGCTGGAGCAAGCCTTGGTGAGCATGAATTTGAAGCCGATGTCGTCCTCCGAACATGAATGGCTGTTCGACACGCTAGGATTTGAATTTAAAAACGCCCAAAGCCTTTTAAGTCAGCTTCAACCGCCCCTGCGCCAGACATTTGAGGAGAGCGGCGCGTATTCCAAACTTAAGGTTCTCACGATCACGCTTCAGTCAATCCGCGAACTGGTTTCGCCGGAAATTGCCGGTGCATTGGGTCTGGCCGGAGGCTTCAATGCCCTGGACGGCGACTAA
- a CDS encoding DUF1513 domain-containing protein, translating into MPWTATNTTTFSRRGVLAALGGLATLPLFAKTGFGNSLLSVPVDTPLFASAFKDASGGYGIAILDDTGQIQAQVTLPARGHGIAVSGDGQCLAAFARRPGTFAVIAWPFSERPLQTLVASEGRHFYGHGCFSKDGRLLYAVENDFENARGVVGIYDVSGADVARLGEIDSRGIGPHEVLMSADGQTLIVANGGIETHPDRAREKLNLKTMSPSVVFLDAGTGDLLAEHRLDRSLHQLSLRHMALDGQGRAWVGGQFEGPEDDTPPLVAVISRDEAPVLTGLPAHLMGKLQNYIGSVTANAEGSVIATSAPRGGKALFWNAKNGTFLGHQDIPDGCGVAPIDQGSFLISDGNGGVSYVADMLDGAEILARPPGFAWDNHLTRLGRTPV; encoded by the coding sequence ATGCCCTGGACGGCGACTAACACCACTACCTTTTCCCGCAGGGGAGTGTTGGCGGCGCTGGGCGGTCTTGCCACTTTGCCACTGTTTGCAAAGACAGGTTTTGGCAACAGCCTATTGAGCGTACCGGTCGACACCCCGCTTTTTGCCAGTGCTTTCAAGGATGCATCTGGCGGATACGGCATTGCGATCCTCGATGATACTGGGCAGATCCAGGCCCAAGTAACTCTGCCGGCCCGGGGGCATGGTATCGCTGTTTCCGGCGATGGGCAGTGTCTTGCCGCCTTTGCCCGCAGGCCCGGGACTTTCGCGGTTATTGCCTGGCCGTTTTCAGAAAGGCCCCTTCAGACTCTCGTAGCTTCCGAGGGCCGGCATTTTTATGGGCACGGATGTTTCTCAAAAGACGGCCGCTTGCTTTATGCGGTTGAGAATGACTTTGAAAATGCCCGCGGTGTGGTCGGGATCTATGATGTCAGCGGCGCAGATGTCGCCCGGCTCGGCGAAATCGACAGCCGCGGCATAGGCCCTCACGAAGTGCTGATGAGCGCGGATGGCCAGACCCTGATCGTCGCCAATGGCGGGATAGAAACCCACCCGGACCGGGCGCGTGAAAAGCTCAATTTGAAGACCATGTCGCCGTCCGTGGTGTTTCTGGATGCTGGAACCGGCGATCTGCTGGCGGAACACCGGTTGGACCGGTCGCTGCATCAACTCTCTTTGCGCCACATGGCTTTGGATGGACAAGGCCGCGCCTGGGTGGGGGGGCAGTTTGAAGGCCCGGAAGACGATACCCCGCCACTTGTGGCTGTGATTTCCCGGGATGAGGCTCCCGTTTTGACTGGATTGCCTGCTCATCTGATGGGCAAGCTTCAGAACTACATCGGCTCTGTGACCGCCAATGCCGAAGGCAGCGTAATCGCAACGTCCGCGCCCCGGGGTGGTAAGGCACTGTTCTGGAACGCCAAAAACGGCACTTTCTTAGGGCATCAGGACATTCCGGACGGATGCGGCGTTGCGCCGATCGATCAAGGCAGTTTTCTGATTTCCGATGGCAACGGCGGCGTGTCCTATGTCGCGGATATGCTGGATGGCGCTGAGATCCTGGCGCGGCCACCCGGTTTTGCCTGGGACAATCATTTGACACGGCTCGGCAGGACGCCGGTCTAA